A genomic segment from Actinomyces lilanjuaniae encodes:
- a CDS encoding PIN domain-containing protein, protein MVRVFLDTNVLAYAFDSASASKQAAARAALTSHRDFTVSTQVMLELFVVLTRKLRPAWPVEEARRVLHQVADLGVVLADRALVERALMTAQRHQLSVWDATVLEAVAESGCGELWTEDLTHGSVLRGVRVVNPLLSA, encoded by the coding sequence ATGGTGAGGGTCTTCCTGGACACTAATGTCCTTGCCTACGCCTTTGACAGCGCTTCTGCGTCCAAGCAGGCAGCAGCACGAGCCGCCCTGACAAGTCACCGTGACTTCACCGTGAGCACCCAGGTGATGCTTGAGCTGTTCGTCGTCCTGACCAGAAAGCTGAGGCCTGCATGGCCGGTTGAGGAGGCCAGGCGCGTTCTCCACCAGGTTGCAGACCTCGGGGTGGTCCTCGCTGACCGTGCGCTGGTTGAGCGGGCACTGATGACCGCTCAGAGGCACCAGCTCTCCGTCTGGGACGCCACGGTGCTTGAGGCTGTGGCCGAGTCCGGCTGCGGTGAGCTGTGGACCGAGGACCTGACGCATGGCAGCGTCCTGCGCGGGGTGAGAGTTGTCAACCCCCTCCTGAGCGCCTAG
- a CDS encoding LutC/YkgG family protein yields the protein MDARTAVLARARDAVSRSQRGPARPVPRDYIRVGEHEPGSPPVVADMVSKLEDYDALVRTEATDTGVVQAVDELLGEARSVVVPAGLPQTYKEAAARRGRSVHVDSREAPVATLDLDAIDAVVTCSRLGISISGTIVLDGEPDQGRRAISLVPDRHVCVLERETIVPTVPQAVDILSRHPARPMTWIAGPSATADIELVRVQGVHGPRNLGVVIAH from the coding sequence ATGGACGCACGTACCGCCGTTCTTGCCCGCGCCCGCGACGCGGTATCGCGCTCCCAGCGCGGCCCCGCGCGTCCGGTCCCGCGCGACTACATCCGCGTGGGCGAGCACGAGCCCGGGTCACCGCCAGTCGTGGCCGACATGGTGAGCAAGCTCGAGGACTACGACGCCCTGGTGCGCACCGAGGCCACCGACACTGGCGTCGTCCAGGCCGTTGACGAGCTCCTGGGCGAGGCCCGCAGCGTGGTGGTGCCCGCAGGTCTGCCGCAGACCTACAAGGAGGCCGCCGCGCGCCGGGGTCGCAGTGTGCACGTGGACTCGCGCGAGGCCCCCGTCGCCACCCTCGACCTGGACGCAATCGACGCGGTGGTGACCTGCTCGCGCCTGGGCATCTCCATCTCGGGGACTATCGTGCTCGACGGCGAGCCCGACCAGGGCAGGCGCGCCATCTCCCTGGTGCCCGACCGTCACGTGTGCGTGCTGGAGCGCGAGACGATCGTGCCCACGGTGCCACAGGCTGTCGATATCCTCAGCCGCCACCCCGCGCGCCCGATGACCTGGATCGCCGGCCCCAGCGCCACGGCCGACATCGAGCTCGTGCGCGTCCAGGGCGTGCACGGCCCCCGCAACCTCGGGGTAGTCATCGCCCACTGA